A DNA window from Streptomyces sp. B21-083 contains the following coding sequences:
- the mug gene encoding G/U mismatch-specific DNA glycosylase, giving the protein MTRFTQAELEAARDRLVPDVVADGLHVLFCGINPGLMTAATGHHFARPGNRFWPVLHLSGFTPRLLKPAEQGELLSYGLGITNVVARATARADELSAEEYREGGRLLAAKVTRLRPRWLAVVGVTAYRAAFDDRKAQIGPQERKFGDTRVWALPNPSGLNAHWTAATMAEEFARLREAAS; this is encoded by the coding sequence CTGACCCGTTTCACCCAGGCCGAACTGGAGGCCGCCCGCGACCGTCTCGTACCCGACGTCGTCGCGGACGGCCTCCACGTCCTGTTCTGCGGCATCAACCCGGGCCTGATGACGGCGGCGACGGGCCATCACTTCGCCCGCCCCGGCAACCGCTTCTGGCCCGTCCTGCACCTCTCCGGGTTTACCCCGAGGCTGCTGAAGCCCGCAGAGCAGGGCGAGTTGCTCTCGTACGGCCTCGGCATCACGAACGTTGTCGCGCGGGCGACAGCGCGGGCCGACGAACTGTCCGCCGAGGAGTACCGCGAGGGCGGGCGCCTGCTTGCCGCGAAGGTGACCCGGCTACGGCCCCGCTGGCTGGCCGTCGTGGGCGTGACGGCATACAGGGCCGCCTTCGACGACCGCAAGGCCCAGATAGGCCCGCAGGAACGGAAGTTCGGCGACACGCGCGTGTGGGCGCTGCCCAACCCGAGCGGCCTGAACGCCCATTGGACGGCGGCGACCATGGCCGAGGAGTTCGCACGGCTGCGGGAAGCGGCTTCCTAG
- a CDS encoding DUF7848 domain-containing protein, with product MTADTLPSRRWVECAKCIEHKSLDDGNTDAQEWAADHTRLYVGHDRYRIVSQVGFSLAPTAAP from the coding sequence GTGACGGCAGACACCCTGCCGTCACGTCGGTGGGTCGAGTGCGCCAAATGCATCGAACACAAGTCGCTCGACGACGGAAACACCGACGCGCAGGAATGGGCGGCGGACCACACGCGCCTGTACGTGGGACACGACCGGTACCGGATCGTGAGCCAGGTCGGTTTCAGTCTCGCCCCGACGGCCGCGCCCTGA
- a CDS encoding helix-turn-helix transcriptional regulator, whose protein sequence is MTPDRFFSLMLLLASREAVTTQELASALGVSLRTITRDLNWLRDAGLPVTAQRGRLGGVTMLPGSGLDLTRLTPGERDHLALTGLDEKQRAELDASVESRRALSKIGATQSRRAHELLPLTDVVHVDSSPWLQARPSGTTPASLIGPVRRGRRLRIEYDSPRESRSRDLVVDPYGLLAKAGTWYLVADCARVPRMYRLERITAWEEVDQPRRIRENQTLASVAAALVDQWEHNHATEVSASIDQTQIERAQRIFGQRLVRDGHEKSATGHKVTIRFPHLEDVRALLPFGSTITVHGPTEARAHLRALATDLAHHYAPSPTA, encoded by the coding sequence GTGACCCCAGACCGCTTCTTCTCCCTGATGCTGCTCCTCGCATCAAGGGAAGCCGTGACCACACAGGAACTCGCCTCGGCGCTCGGGGTGTCCCTTCGAACCATCACCCGGGACCTGAACTGGCTCCGCGACGCCGGTCTGCCGGTGACCGCGCAACGGGGCCGCCTCGGAGGCGTGACCATGCTGCCCGGGTCCGGGCTCGACCTCACGCGACTCACGCCGGGCGAGCGTGATCATCTGGCGCTGACCGGGCTGGATGAGAAGCAACGTGCGGAGCTCGACGCATCCGTCGAAAGCCGGCGCGCGCTCTCCAAGATCGGCGCTACACAGTCACGTCGAGCTCATGAGCTCCTGCCGCTCACGGACGTAGTGCACGTGGACAGCAGTCCCTGGCTCCAGGCACGACCTTCCGGCACGACTCCGGCTTCGCTGATCGGCCCGGTGCGGCGAGGTCGCCGGCTACGGATCGAGTACGACAGCCCACGCGAGTCCCGCTCACGCGACCTGGTCGTGGATCCCTACGGGCTGCTCGCCAAGGCCGGCACCTGGTACCTCGTCGCCGACTGTGCCCGAGTGCCACGGATGTACCGACTCGAACGGATCACGGCGTGGGAGGAAGTAGACCAGCCACGACGGATCCGCGAGAACCAGACCCTGGCCAGCGTCGCCGCAGCGCTCGTTGATCAGTGGGAACACAACCATGCGACAGAGGTCAGCGCCTCCATCGACCAGACCCAGATCGAGCGAGCGCAACGGATCTTCGGCCAACGACTCGTCCGGGACGGCCATGAGAAATCCGCCACCGGCCACAAGGTGACGATCCGCTTCCCGCATCTGGAGGACGTGCGAGCACTACTGCCGTTCGGGAGCACCATCACTGTGCACGGCCCCACCGAAGCCAGGGCTCACCTCCGTGCCCTCGCCACCGACCTTGCCCACCACTATGCGCCGTCACCAACGGCCTGA
- a CDS encoding VOC family protein gives MTTSVVSIVYVNDAPAAARFYGDLLDMRPSFETPGYITFDLGPGADLGLWSGQFEDLSPDVPRTGEVCLAIDSGPDELNAIFKQWQSKGVTILQEPHDLGFGLTFLAADPDGNRIRVAPRG, from the coding sequence ATGACCACATCCGTCGTGTCCATCGTCTATGTGAACGACGCTCCCGCCGCAGCTCGTTTCTACGGCGACCTCCTCGACATGAGGCCGTCGTTCGAGACTCCGGGATACATCACCTTCGACCTCGGGCCAGGCGCTGATCTCGGTCTGTGGTCTGGGCAGTTCGAGGATCTGTCACCGGATGTCCCGCGTACCGGTGAGGTGTGCCTGGCCATCGACAGTGGACCCGACGAGCTCAACGCGATCTTCAAGCAGTGGCAGTCCAAGGGCGTCACGATCCTGCAGGAGCCTCATGATCTGGGGTTCGGGCTGACGTTCCTCGCAGCTGATCCTGACGGGAACCGAATCCGCGTGGCACCGCGGGGCTGA
- a CDS encoding helix-turn-helix domain-containing protein, with amino-acid sequence MHISERRPHTLLTDGTGLSPEHFARIGRVRTVLAAGAGRWSEIAATAGYYDQSHMTAEFRHLMGVPPRLRALSEFQARHLSCAPAALWPFSPAVPRGFGSRQDQLRGTSARTPDHEAPAGS; translated from the coding sequence TTGCACATCAGTGAGCGCCGCCCGCACACCTTGCTCACCGACGGCACCGGCTTGTCCCCCGAGCACTTCGCACGCATCGGCCGCGTTCGCACCGTGCTCGCGGCCGGTGCCGGCCGGTGGTCGGAGATCGCCGCGACGGCGGGTTACTACGACCAGTCCCACATGACGGCCGAGTTCCGCCACCTCATGGGTGTCCCGCCGCGACTTCGTGCACTGTCTGAGTTCCAGGCGCGTCACCTGTCGTGCGCGCCTGCCGCATTGTGGCCTTTCAGCCCCGCGGTGCCACGCGGATTCGGTTCCCGTCAGGATCAGCTGCGAGGAACGTCAGCCCGAACCCCAGATCATGAGGCTCCTGCAGGATCGTGA
- a CDS encoding ABC transporter permease, whose protein sequence is MPFAPVLRSEWLKIRTLRPLCGALLAVFAVSTAFSALAGVSSTSDPEFDPLFTALSGVGPGQIAAIAFGATAVSSEFHGGGLRLSLAAVPQRGRWFAAKIAAIGVPALLMGLVTGSASLVAARAGLGDAANGLTLGEQARGVVGCGIYLTLMALLAAGLTALLRSGVATLSILIPFILIISFVIGDVAGGLTDFLPDRAGQVILYETSDSTLGPWTGLAVTALWTATALLAGAWSIRRRDA, encoded by the coding sequence ATGCCGTTCGCACCCGTTCTGCGCTCCGAGTGGCTGAAGATCCGTACGCTCCGCCCACTCTGTGGCGCGCTGCTGGCGGTGTTCGCCGTCTCCACGGCGTTCTCCGCGCTCGCCGGGGTCTCCAGTACGTCCGACCCGGAGTTCGACCCCCTGTTCACGGCGCTCTCGGGTGTCGGCCCCGGCCAGATCGCCGCCATCGCCTTCGGCGCGACAGCCGTCTCCTCCGAGTTCCACGGCGGCGGACTGAGACTCTCCCTGGCCGCTGTGCCACAACGCGGACGGTGGTTCGCGGCCAAGATCGCGGCCATCGGCGTACCGGCCCTGCTGATGGGGCTGGTCACAGGATCCGCCTCGCTCGTCGCCGCGAGGGCGGGTCTGGGCGACGCGGCGAACGGCCTCACGCTGGGGGAACAGGCGCGTGGTGTCGTCGGCTGCGGCATCTACCTCACGCTGATGGCGCTGCTCGCGGCCGGACTCACCGCCCTGTTGCGCAGCGGCGTCGCCACGCTCAGCATCCTGATCCCGTTCATCCTCATCATCTCGTTCGTGATCGGGGACGTGGCAGGCGGGCTGACCGACTTCCTGCCCGACCGGGCAGGCCAGGTGATCCTCTACGAGACGTCCGACAGCACCCTCGGCCCCTGGACCGGCCTCGCGGTGACCGCGCTCTGGACGGCGACCGCGCTGCTCGCGGGGGCGTGGAGCATACGCCGCCGCGACGCGTGA
- a CDS encoding ABC transporter ATP-binding protein: MTSIDVQNLTKEYGTTRAVDHLTFRVLPGRVTGFLGPNGAGKSTTMRLVLGLDRPTSGTATIGGRAYASLGEPLRHAGALLDAQAAHGSRTARDHLRVLAMSNRIPERRVDEVLEETGLASAARRRVKTYSLGMRQRLGIAAALLGDPPVLLLDEPSNGLDPEGIIWIRELLRRLAQEGRTVLVSSHLMNETASFADHLVVLGRGRLLADTPVREFIHARVQPRVRVRTTKGAALKDALARHGYEAAEHEDGHLTVHHARVDDIGRLASDADLPLLELAAEEGTLEQAYLDLTTSETEFTAQRHPAQSPAQSQEA, translated from the coding sequence ATGACCAGCATCGACGTCCAGAACCTCACCAAGGAGTACGGCACGACGCGAGCCGTCGACCACCTCACCTTCCGTGTCCTGCCCGGCCGCGTCACCGGTTTCCTCGGCCCCAACGGCGCCGGAAAGTCCACCACCATGCGGCTCGTCCTCGGCCTGGACCGGCCGACGTCCGGCACCGCCACCATCGGCGGCCGGGCCTATGCCTCCCTCGGTGAACCGCTGCGCCACGCGGGCGCCCTCCTCGACGCGCAGGCCGCGCACGGCTCACGCACCGCACGTGACCATCTGCGGGTGCTGGCGATGAGCAACCGCATCCCGGAACGCCGGGTGGACGAGGTCCTGGAGGAGACGGGGCTCGCGTCCGCCGCGAGGCGCCGCGTGAAGACGTACTCCCTGGGCATGCGCCAACGCCTGGGCATCGCGGCCGCCCTCCTCGGCGATCCGCCCGTGCTGCTGCTCGACGAGCCTTCCAACGGCCTTGATCCCGAAGGCATCATCTGGATCCGGGAGTTGCTTCGCCGGCTGGCCCAGGAGGGCCGTACGGTCCTGGTCTCCAGCCACCTCATGAACGAGACCGCGTCCTTCGCCGACCACCTGGTGGTCCTGGGCCGCGGCCGTCTTCTCGCCGACACCCCGGTGCGGGAGTTCATCCACGCGCGCGTGCAGCCGCGTGTCCGGGTGCGTACGACAAAGGGCGCAGCGCTCAAGGACGCCCTCGCCCGCCACGGATACGAGGCCGCCGAACACGAGGACGGGCACCTGACCGTGCACCACGCCCGGGTGGACGACATCGGGCGACTGGCGTCGGACGCCGACCTGCCGCTCCTCGAACTGGCCGCGGAGGAAGGCACGTTGGAACAGGCCTACCTCGACCTGACGACGTCCGAAACCGAGTTCACCGCCCAGCGACACCCCGCGCAGTCCCCGGCGCAGTCTCAGGAGGCCTGA
- a CDS encoding sensor histidine kinase: MARFLRPLLRGTTYTRLLHLWVPMLVVSVWLFIDMSKPWVPAVVLLPVGLIPAVRLGEGVQARLLLTPGAHESAISVAPSASWRDRLRTVLWLEVRMALGVVAMGASVWLPMTTVGLVLAATASRPDDNPFVPVAQPSWVYALLSPLPLLALYGVVVGLGELVTAVARRLLGPSPSERLAALEERTEQLLERNRIARELHDSIGHALTVAVVQAGAARAAGDPAFTDRALDAIEETGRAALEDLERVLGVLRESGGPASSRPALTETDRLLESARLSGAKVDIEVTGPLDGVPGPVSREGYRILQESLTNVLRHAGAVPVRVRIGVANDTLALEVRNPLTAAIPGPGRGSGLRGIRERASLLGGRARTGPDEGDWQVHVELPLR, encoded by the coding sequence ATGGCCCGCTTCCTTCGCCCGCTGCTGCGCGGGACGACGTACACCCGCTTACTGCACCTGTGGGTGCCGATGCTCGTCGTGAGCGTGTGGCTGTTCATCGACATGTCGAAGCCGTGGGTCCCCGCTGTGGTGCTGCTGCCGGTCGGGCTGATCCCGGCCGTGCGCCTGGGCGAAGGGGTACAGGCGCGGTTGCTGCTGACGCCGGGCGCGCACGAGTCGGCGATCTCCGTCGCCCCTTCGGCGAGTTGGCGGGACCGGCTGCGGACGGTGCTGTGGCTGGAGGTGCGGATGGCTCTCGGGGTGGTGGCCATGGGGGCGAGTGTCTGGCTGCCGATGACCACCGTCGGCCTGGTGCTGGCCGCGACAGCGAGCCGGCCCGACGACAACCCGTTCGTGCCGGTGGCGCAGCCGAGTTGGGTGTACGCGCTGCTCTCGCCGCTGCCGCTGCTCGCCCTCTACGGAGTGGTGGTGGGCCTGGGTGAGCTGGTCACCGCCGTCGCGCGCCGGCTGCTGGGCCCCTCTCCGTCCGAGCGGCTCGCCGCGCTGGAGGAGCGCACCGAGCAGCTGCTGGAGCGCAATCGCATCGCCCGTGAGTTGCACGACTCCATCGGGCACGCGCTCACGGTGGCCGTCGTGCAGGCGGGCGCGGCCCGTGCGGCGGGCGATCCCGCGTTCACCGACCGGGCGCTGGACGCCATCGAGGAGACCGGCCGGGCCGCGTTGGAGGACCTGGAGCGTGTCCTCGGGGTGCTGCGCGAGTCGGGCGGGCCCGCGAGCAGCCGACCTGCCCTCACCGAGACCGACCGGCTCCTGGAGTCCGCGCGCCTCTCCGGGGCGAAGGTCGACATCGAGGTGACCGGCCCGCTGGACGGTGTGCCGGGGCCGGTGTCCCGCGAGGGCTACCGGATCCTCCAGGAGTCCCTCACCAATGTGCTGCGGCACGCGGGGGCCGTTCCCGTCCGGGTCCGTATCGGGGTCGCAAACGACACTCTCGCCCTGGAGGTCCGCAACCCGCTCACCGCCGCGATACCCGGCCCCGGCCGGGGCAGCGGTCTGCGCGGCATACGGGAGCGCGCGTCGCTGCTGGGCGGCCGCGCGCGGACGGGGCCCGACGAGGGCGACTGGCAGGTGCACGTCGAGCTGCCGCTGCGCTGA
- a CDS encoding response regulator transcription factor, whose protein sequence is MPVTVLLVDDEPLVRAGLRAVLEAQPDIEVVGEAADGAAVIPLVRRLRPDVVAMDVRMPLMDGIEATRAVLRTVPEPPKILVVTTFENDEYVYEALRAGADGFLLKRARPAEIVHAVRLIAEGESLLFPASVRRLAAEYGDGGSDGGNRAARAVLERARLTEREAEVLRLMARGLSNAEIAARLVVGTETVKSHVSAVLAKLGARDRTQAVIVAYESGFVAPG, encoded by the coding sequence ATGCCCGTAACCGTGCTCCTGGTCGACGACGAACCCCTCGTACGCGCGGGTCTGCGGGCCGTGTTGGAGGCTCAGCCCGATATCGAGGTCGTCGGGGAGGCCGCGGACGGGGCCGCCGTCATCCCGTTGGTCAGGCGGTTGCGGCCGGACGTGGTCGCCATGGATGTGCGGATGCCCCTGATGGACGGCATCGAGGCCACGCGCGCGGTGCTGCGGACCGTGCCGGAGCCGCCGAAGATCCTGGTGGTGACGACGTTCGAGAACGACGAGTACGTGTACGAGGCGCTGCGGGCCGGTGCCGACGGGTTTCTGCTCAAGCGGGCCCGGCCGGCCGAGATCGTGCACGCCGTACGGCTGATCGCCGAGGGCGAGTCGCTGCTGTTCCCGGCCTCGGTACGGCGACTGGCGGCCGAGTACGGGGACGGGGGCAGCGACGGGGGAAATCGGGCCGCGCGGGCGGTTCTGGAGCGGGCCCGGCTGACCGAGCGCGAGGCGGAGGTGCTGCGGCTGATGGCCCGGGGTCTGTCCAACGCGGAGATCGCCGCCCGGCTGGTCGTCGGGACCGAGACCGTGAAGTCGCATGTCAGCGCGGTGCTGGCGAAACTGGGGGCCCGGGACCGTACCCAGGCGGTCATCGTGGCGTACGAGTCCGGGTTCGTCGCGCCGGGATGA
- a CDS encoding ROK family transcriptional regulator, translating into MGQLTGGDPSLLRRINSAVVLHALRATDCATLTEITRVTGLSRPTVEGVVEGLIENGLVVEKAADESVARRQGRPARRFRFRAEAGHLLGLEIGPHRVAALLSDLDGRLLGSISKDVDEAAPADERLERLRSAVAELLRRAGVARDSLRAVGVATPGIVEADGVVRLCTALPEWTGLRLGERLSRSFKCPVLVENDANAAAVAEHWKGAAIDSDDVVFVLAGLSPGAGSLIGGRLHRGYGGAAGEIGALHLLGREATPEALLSTTGEPLHPLDEVAVAGVFGRAREGDEQARAAVDRFIQRLVHDVAALVLALDPELVVVGGWAAGLDGVLEPLRDELARYCLRPPGVALSLLGEAAVATGALRLALDHVEEQLFAVEGTVTARR; encoded by the coding sequence TTGGGGCAGCTGACCGGTGGGGATCCCTCGCTGCTGCGAAGGATCAACTCCGCGGTGGTGCTGCACGCGCTGCGTGCCACGGACTGCGCGACACTGACCGAGATCACCCGGGTGACAGGCCTGTCCCGGCCGACCGTCGAGGGCGTCGTCGAGGGGCTCATCGAGAACGGGCTCGTCGTCGAGAAGGCCGCCGACGAGAGCGTCGCCCGGCGGCAGGGGCGGCCCGCCCGGCGGTTCCGGTTCCGGGCGGAGGCCGGGCATCTGCTGGGGCTGGAGATCGGCCCCCACCGGGTCGCCGCGCTGCTGTCCGACCTCGACGGGCGTCTGCTGGGGTCGATCTCGAAGGACGTCGACGAGGCCGCGCCCGCTGACGAGCGGCTGGAGCGGCTGCGGTCGGCGGTCGCCGAGTTGCTGCGCCGGGCCGGGGTGGCTCGCGACTCGCTGCGGGCCGTGGGCGTGGCCACACCCGGGATCGTGGAGGCCGACGGGGTCGTACGGCTGTGCACCGCGCTGCCGGAGTGGACCGGGCTACGGCTCGGTGAGCGGCTCAGCCGGTCCTTCAAGTGCCCTGTGCTGGTCGAGAACGACGCCAACGCGGCTGCCGTCGCCGAGCACTGGAAGGGCGCGGCGATCGACTCCGACGACGTGGTGTTCGTCCTGGCCGGGCTGAGTCCGGGCGCCGGTTCACTGATCGGCGGACGCCTGCACCGCGGGTACGGCGGAGCGGCCGGGGAGATCGGCGCGCTGCATCTGCTGGGCCGGGAGGCGACCCCGGAGGCGCTGCTGTCGACCACGGGCGAGCCGCTGCACCCGCTCGACGAGGTGGCGGTCGCCGGGGTGTTCGGCCGCGCCCGCGAGGGCGACGAGCAGGCACGCGCCGCCGTCGACCGCTTCATCCAGCGACTGGTCCACGACGTGGCCGCGCTGGTGCTGGCCCTCGACCCCGAGCTGGTCGTCGTCGGCGGCTGGGCGGCGGGGCTGGACGGCGTGCTGGAGCCGTTGCGCGACGAGTTGGCGCGCTATTGTCTGCGCCCGCCCGGCGTGGCCCTGTCGCTCCTCGGCGAGGCGGCCGTGGCGACGGGCGCGCTGCGGCTCGCTCTCGACCATGTCGAGGAGCAGTTGTTCGCTGTGGAGGGGACGGTTACGGCCCGGCGCTGA
- a CDS encoding GntR family transcriptional regulator, with the protein MGTTQLETVPEPKYWHLKTVLSEALDSEFTVGEILPNERDLAARFGVARATLRQALEQLELEGRLQRRRGVGTTVAPPRMGVAVGTARHAWPGAAGDAWQPVDSGLTVPAVGVAAALETGPDELVHTVRRSRVSHNQPVAAELLYVPAASVPELSAIDAPSGAARARAVLRELQRLELEGQDRAVELGSARADDAKELDRLPGAPVLVVTTRFFAGGRTAALSVATYRADTCRLTFGDTGGVEIHHGPERRAS; encoded by the coding sequence GTGGGGACCACGCAGTTGGAAACGGTGCCGGAGCCGAAGTACTGGCATCTGAAGACAGTGCTCAGCGAGGCACTGGACTCGGAGTTCACGGTGGGCGAGATCCTGCCGAACGAGCGCGACCTCGCGGCCCGTTTCGGCGTCGCCCGGGCCACGCTCCGCCAGGCACTGGAACAACTCGAACTCGAAGGCCGGCTCCAGCGCCGCCGCGGTGTCGGTACGACCGTCGCCCCGCCGCGCATGGGCGTCGCCGTCGGCACGGCCCGGCACGCGTGGCCGGGCGCGGCGGGTGACGCCTGGCAGCCCGTGGACAGCGGGCTGACCGTACCGGCCGTGGGGGTCGCCGCCGCCCTGGAGACGGGCCCGGACGAGTTGGTCCACACCGTGCGCCGCTCCCGCGTCTCGCACAACCAGCCGGTCGCCGCCGAACTGCTCTACGTTCCGGCCGCGTCGGTGCCCGAACTGTCGGCGATAGACGCCCCGTCCGGCGCGGCACGCGCGCGTGCGGTGCTGCGCGAACTCCAGCGACTGGAGCTGGAGGGCCAGGACCGCGCCGTGGAGCTGGGTTCGGCCCGCGCGGACGACGCCAAGGAGCTGGACCGCCTCCCGGGGGCCCCCGTCCTCGTCGTCACGACCCGCTTCTTCGCCGGGGGCCGCACGGCCGCGCTCTCCGTGGCGACCTACCGGGCTGACACGTGCCGCTTGACTTTCGGCGACACCGGAGGAGTGGAGATCCACCACGGCCCGGAACGCCGGGCCTCCTGA
- a CDS encoding RNA polymerase sigma-70 factor produces the protein MTADTVTDVFEEHRPVLMGVAYRMLGRVADAEDVVQDAWLRWSGADRTDVREPRGYLVRVTTRLAIDRLRQVKSRGETYVGPWLPEPYVTELTGGTGTVPDAAERAVLADTVSLAVMVVMESLSPLERAVFVLREAFGYPFAEIAGMLDRSEPAVRQLAGRARRHVDERRPRYEVDPAQRRDLTERFLVAAEQGDLAGLMELLAPDVCLVADSGGLAQAPRRILESADHVGRFIVGTAAKGLADMSFRFLEVNGGFAVLILAGGKPDAVFQMDVADGRIQCVYIIRNPDKVRSLALPQDG, from the coding sequence GTGACCGCCGACACCGTGACCGACGTCTTCGAAGAGCACCGGCCCGTCCTCATGGGCGTCGCCTACCGGATGCTCGGCCGGGTGGCCGACGCCGAGGACGTCGTCCAGGACGCGTGGCTGCGCTGGTCCGGCGCCGACCGGACCGACGTACGCGAACCGCGCGGCTATCTCGTGCGCGTCACGACCCGGCTCGCCATCGACCGCCTGCGCCAGGTGAAGTCGCGCGGCGAGACGTACGTCGGCCCGTGGCTGCCCGAGCCGTACGTCACCGAACTCACCGGTGGCACCGGCACCGTCCCGGACGCGGCCGAGCGGGCCGTGCTCGCCGACACCGTCTCCCTCGCGGTCATGGTCGTCATGGAGTCCCTCTCGCCGCTGGAGCGGGCGGTGTTCGTCCTCCGTGAGGCGTTCGGCTACCCGTTCGCGGAGATCGCCGGCATGCTCGACCGCTCCGAGCCGGCGGTGCGCCAGCTCGCCGGACGCGCCCGCCGGCACGTCGACGAACGGCGCCCCCGCTACGAGGTCGACCCGGCCCAGCGCCGCGACCTGACCGAACGGTTCCTGGTCGCCGCCGAACAGGGCGACCTCGCGGGCCTCATGGAACTGCTCGCCCCGGACGTCTGCCTCGTCGCCGACAGCGGCGGCCTGGCACAGGCGCCGCGCCGCATCCTGGAGTCGGCCGACCACGTGGGCCGCTTCATCGTCGGCACCGCCGCCAAGGGCCTCGCGGACATGTCCTTCCGCTTCCTGGAGGTCAACGGCGGCTTCGCCGTACTGATCCTGGCCGGCGGCAAGCCCGACGCCGTGTTCCAGATGGATGTGGCGGACGGCCGTATCCAGTGTGTGTACATCATCCGCAACCCGGACAAGGTGCGCTCCCTGGCTCTTCCCCAGGACGGCTGA
- a CDS encoding alpha/beta fold hydrolase has protein sequence MSATVAFEVPSPYGPPTETRTVTLSYTRVGAGEPLLLLHGIGHHRQAWDPVIDILATEREVIAVDLPGFGVSPALPDDFVHDLPTMTAVFGALCEALDLDRPHVAGNSLGGLLALELGREKRVRSVTTLSPAGFWSQAERRYAFGVLLAMRRAARSMPLPLVERLSRSAAGRAVLTSSIYARPGRRSPEAVVAETLALANAQRFTETLKAGAGIRFTDDVPGIPVTVAWGTRDMLLVRRQGIRAKRIIPKARLIRLPGCGHVPMNDDPALVARVILDGSR, from the coding sequence ATGTCCGCCACCGTCGCCTTCGAGGTCCCCTCTCCGTACGGCCCGCCGACCGAGACCAGGACCGTGACCCTGTCGTACACGCGCGTGGGCGCCGGCGAACCGCTTCTGCTGCTGCATGGCATCGGGCACCACCGGCAGGCCTGGGACCCGGTGATCGACATCCTGGCCACCGAGCGCGAGGTGATCGCCGTCGATCTTCCCGGGTTCGGTGTGTCCCCGGCGCTGCCGGACGACTTCGTGCACGACCTGCCCACGATGACCGCCGTCTTCGGCGCCCTGTGCGAGGCGCTGGACCTGGACCGGCCGCATGTGGCGGGCAACTCGCTGGGCGGCCTGCTCGCCCTGGAACTCGGGCGCGAGAAGCGCGTACGGTCCGTCACCACGCTCTCCCCCGCCGGGTTCTGGTCGCAGGCGGAGCGACGGTACGCGTTCGGGGTGCTGCTCGCGATGCGGCGGGCCGCGCGGAGCATGCCGCTGCCCCTGGTCGAGCGGCTGTCACGCTCGGCGGCGGGGCGGGCCGTCCTGACGAGCAGCATCTACGCCCGTCCCGGCCGCCGTTCACCCGAGGCCGTCGTCGCCGAGACGCTCGCCCTGGCGAACGCCCAGCGGTTCACCGAGACCCTCAAGGCCGGCGCCGGCATCCGGTTCACGGACGACGTCCCGGGCATCCCGGTCACGGTCGCGTGGGGCACCCGGGACATGCTGCTCGTGCGCCGCCAGGGCATCCGCGCCAAGCGGATCATCCCCAAGGCCCGCCTGATCCGCCTCCCCGGCTGCGGCCACGTCCCGATGAACGACGACCCGGCACTGGTCGCCCGGGTGATCCTCGACGGCAGCCGCTGA